Proteins encoded within one genomic window of Manis pentadactyla isolate mManPen7 chromosome 4, mManPen7.hap1, whole genome shotgun sequence:
- the PIGV gene encoding GPI mannosyltransferase 2, with the protein MWPLDPSRKEVLRFAVCCRVLTLVLQALFNAVIPDHHAEAFSPPRLTPSGSVDQLVEGLLGGLSHWDAEHFLFIAEHGYLYEHNFAFLPGFPLALLVGTKLLRPLQGLLNLRSCLLISVALLNSLFSVLAAVALHDLGCLVLHCPRQAFYGALLFCLSPANIFLAAGYSEALFALLTFSAMGQLERGRSWTSALLFALATGVRSNGLVSVGFLVHSQCQGIFSSVMVLNPLRQLLKLMGSVFLSVITLGLPFALFQYYAYTQFCLPDSAHPIPKPLLQLALDKGYRIAEGNEPPWCSWKIPLIYSYIQDVYWNVGFLRYYELKQVPNFLLAAPVAILVVWATWTYVTTHPWFCLTLGMRRSKNSKTLEKPDPGFLSPRVFVYQVHAAVLLLFGCLCMHVQVLTRFLGSSTPVVYWFPAHLLQDQEPQLRSLETVPWKSPGGDSVPEQKGPRNSLMMLLYNWKTCSLVTRCILGYFLTYWLLGLLLHCNFLPWT; encoded by the exons ATGTGGCCCCTGGACCCATCCCGGAAAGAGGTGCTGAGGTTTGCAGTCTGCTGCCGTGTCCTGACTCTGGTGCTGCAG GCTCTCTTCAATGCCGTCATTCCAGATCATCATGCAGAAGCCTTCTCTCCTCCTCGCCTCACCCCCTCGGGCTCTGTGGACCAACTTGTGGAAGGTCTCCTGGGTGGCCTGTCTCACTGGGATGCTGAACACTTCCTGTTCATTGCTGAGCATGGCTATCTGTATGAACACAACTTCGCCTTCTTGCCTGGTTTTCCCCTGGCCCTGTTGGTGGGGACTAAACTGCTGAGACCCCTGCAGGGGTTACTGAACCTACGGAGTTGCCTGTTAATCTCAGTAGCATTGCTCAATTCGTTGTTCTCCGTGCTGGCCGCAGTTGCACTTCATGACCTGGGCTGTCTGGTTTTGCACTGTCCCCGCCAGGCCTTTTACGGAGCACTGCTCTTCTGCCTCAGCCCTGCCAACATCTTCCTGGCAGCTGGTTACTCAGAAGCTTTGTTTGCCCTCCTAACATTCAGCGCCATGGGGCAGCTGGAAAGGGGCCGAAGCTGGACTAGTGCACTCCTCTTTGCCCTTGCCACTGGTGTACGCTCCAATGGGCTGGTCAGTGTTGGCTTCCTCGTGCATTCTCAGTGCCAAGGCATCTTCTCTTCTGTCATGGTGCTGAATCCTCTGAGACAGCTCTTGAAGCTGATGGGCTCTGTGTTCCTTTCAGTGATCACACTTGGCCTCCCCTTTGCCCTCTTTCAGTATTATGCCTATACCCAGTTCTGTCTGCCGGACTCAGCCCACCCCATCCCTAAGCCCTTGCTGCAGTTAGCCTTAGACAAGGGCTACCGGATTGCAGAAGGAAATGAGCCACCTTGGTGCTCCTGGAAAATTCCCCTTATATACAGCTATATCCAGGATGTCTACTGGAATGTTGGCTTTTTGAGATACTATGAGCTCAAGCAGGTGCCCAATTTTCTACTGGCTGCACCAGTGGCTATACTGGTTGTCTGGGCAACTTGGACATATGTGACTACTCACCCTTGGTTCTGCCTTACACTTGGGATGCGAAGGAGCAAGAACAGTAAGACCCTAGAGAAGCCTGATCCTGGATTCCTCAGTCCTCGGGTGTTTGTGTACCAGGTGCATGCTGCAGTGCTGCTGCTGTTCGGTTgtctgtgcatgcatgtgcag GTTCTCACCAGGTTTTTGGGCTCCTCCACTCCTGTTGTATACTGGTTTCCAGCTCATTTGCTTCAGGATCAAGAACCACAGCTGAGATCCCTAGAGACTGTGCCTTGGAAGTCTCCTGGAGGGGACTCTGTACCAGAACAAAAGGGCCCCAGAAATTCTCTCATGATGCTTTTGTACAACTGGAAAACTTGTTCTCTAGTCACACGATGCATTCTAGGCTACTTTCTGACCTACTGGCTCCTGGGATTACTCCTGCATTGCAACTTCCTGCCTTGGACATGA